One window of the Klebsiella sp. WP3-W18-ESBL-02 genome contains the following:
- a CDS encoding DUF2594 family protein, producing the protein MSTPDFSTAENNQNLAQELSCLKAMLTLMLQAMGQADAGRVIIKMEKQIAQLEDEAQAAVFSSTVKQIKQAYRQ; encoded by the coding sequence ATGAGCACACCTGATTTTTCCACCGCTGAAAATAATCAAAATCTGGCCCAGGAACTCTCCTGCCTGAAGGCCATGCTGACCCTGATGCTGCAAGCGATGGGGCAGGCTGACGCCGGCCGTGTGATTATTAAGATGGAAAAGCAAATTGCGCAGTTAGAAGATGAAGCTCAGGCTGCCGTATTTTCCAGTACCGTTAAGCAAATTAAACAAGCTTATCGCCAGTAA
- a CDS encoding FliC/FljB family flagellin → MAQVINTNSLSLITQNNINKNQSALSTSIERLSSGLRINSAKDDAAGQAIANRFTSNIKGLTQAARNANDGISLAQTTEGALSEINNNLQRVRELTVQATTGTNSDSDLASIQDEIKSRLDEIDRVSGQTQFNGVNVLAKDGSLKIQVGANDGQTITIDLKKIDSSTLGLNGFNVNGSGTVNNKAATVSNLTAAGATETATGSGLYNLTTKNDAVSASDAFAKLSTGDTVSVKTYVDDGAGDITTNYTYDATSGNFSYAASVDNTDVTTFAQKLIPASGSQSGVYTASNGSTASVKFDVDSNGKVTIGGQDAFLDTAGNLTTSNAGGTGTAATLDGLMQASADAAKAATGAYTSSVSVGGTTYNFTDATNGNMTYTATISKDEVMAKVASTDTASTVAGHATASTVNYASGVLKGSITFNSTGADVGKADATYKDANGNFTDVKQFTTQYKVDKDTGAVTVNANLLGDGTAGTVDNSNSNPFAKSVGSAAYVTSGGKITSEATAAGTATKDPLAALDAAISSIDKFRSSLGAIQNRLDSAVTNLNNTTTNLSEAQSRIQDADYATEVSNMSKAQIIQQAGNSVLAKANQVPQQVLSLLQG, encoded by the coding sequence ATGGCACAAGTCATTAATACCAACAGCCTCTCGCTGATCACTCAGAACAACATCAACAAGAACCAGTCTGCACTGTCGACTTCTATTGAGCGTCTGTCGTCAGGTCTGCGTATTAACAGCGCGAAGGATGATGCTGCGGGTCAGGCGATTGCTAACCGTTTCACTTCCAACATTAAAGGCCTGACTCAGGCTGCGCGTAACGCCAACGACGGTATCTCCCTGGCACAGACCACGGAAGGCGCACTGTCTGAAATCAACAACAACTTACAGCGTGTGCGTGAACTGACCGTTCAGGCAACCACCGGCACTAACTCCGATTCCGACCTGGCTTCTATCCAGGACGAAATCAAATCTCGTCTGGACGAAATTGACCGCGTATCCGGTCAGACCCAGTTCAACGGAGTGAACGTGCTGGCAAAAGACGGCTCCCTGAAAATTCAGGTTGGCGCGAACGATGGCCAGACGATCACCATCGATCTGAAGAAAATTGACTCTTCTACTCTGGGTCTGAATGGCTTTAACGTAAATGGCTCCGGCACTGTCAACAACAAAGCAGCAACTGTTAGTAACCTGACGGCGGCTGGCGCGACCGAAACTGCAACCGGCTCTGGTCTGTATAACCTGACCACCAAGAACGATGCAGTTAGTGCTTCCGATGCTTTCGCAAAACTGAGCACTGGCGATACCGTTTCTGTTAAGACCTATGTCGATGATGGCGCAGGTGATATCACCACTAACTACACCTACGATGCAACCAGCGGTAACTTTAGCTATGCTGCAAGTGTAGACAATACTGATGTTACTACTTTCGCACAGAAACTGATCCCGGCTTCTGGCTCTCAGTCTGGTGTTTACACTGCATCCAACGGTTCAACCGCGAGCGTTAAATTCGACGTCGATTCCAACGGTAAAGTTACTATCGGTGGTCAGGATGCATTCCTGGATACTGCGGGTAACCTGACCACCAGTAATGCTGGCGGCACTGGTACTGCGGCTACCCTTGATGGCTTGATGCAGGCATCTGCTGACGCAGCTAAAGCGGCAACTGGCGCATATACTTCTTCTGTAAGCGTCGGCGGTACAACTTATAACTTTACCGATGCTACTAACGGTAATATGACTTACACCGCCACCATCTCTAAAGATGAAGTGATGGCGAAAGTCGCAAGCACTGATACCGCTTCAACTGTTGCGGGTCATGCAACGGCTTCTACCGTTAACTATGCTTCGGGTGTACTGAAAGGCTCCATTACGTTCAACAGCACTGGCGCTGATGTAGGCAAAGCTGATGCCACTTACAAAGATGCCAATGGTAACTTTACTGACGTTAAGCAATTTACTACTCAGTACAAAGTAGACAAAGATACCGGGGCTGTTACCGTTAATGCTAACCTGCTGGGTGATGGTACCGCGGGTACCGTTGACAACAGCAACAGTAACCCGTTTGCTAAATCTGTGGGTTCAGCGGCGTACGTGACTTCTGGTGGTAAAATCACTTCTGAAGCTACTGCTGCAGGCACGGCAACCAAAGATCCTCTGGCTGCTCTGGACGCTGCTATCAGCTCCATCGACAAATTCCGTTCTTCCCTGGGTGCTATCCAGAACCGTCTGGATTCCGCGGTAACCAACCTGAACAACACCACCACCAACCTGTCTGAAGCGCAGTCCCGTATTCAGGACGCCGACTATGCGACCGAAGTGTCCAACATGTCTAAAGCGCAGATCATTCAGCAGGCCGGTAACTCCGTGCTGGCAAAAGCTAACCAGGTACCGCAGCAGGTTCTGTCTCTGCTGCAGGGCTAA
- the dcyD gene encoding D-cysteine desulfhydrase translates to MSLQNLTRFPRLEFIGAPTPLEYLPRFSDYIGRDIFIKRDDVTPLAMGGNKLRKLEFLAADALREGADTLVTAGAIQSNHVRQTAAVAAKLGLHCVALLENPMGTTAENYLSNGNRLLLDLFNTQVEMCDALNDPNAQLAELATRLEAQGFRPYVIPVGGSNALGALGYVESALEIAQQCEGAVSISSVVVASGSAGTHAGLAVGLEQVMPEAELIGVTVSRKVADQLPKVVTLQQEIARSLELTAKANITLWDDYFAPGYGIPNDDGMEAVKLLARLEGILLDPVYTGKAMAGLIDGISQKRFKDEGPILFVHTGGAPALFAYHPHI, encoded by the coding sequence ATGTCACTGCAAAATTTAACCCGCTTTCCGCGCCTGGAATTTATTGGCGCGCCGACGCCGCTGGAATACCTGCCGCGCTTTTCTGACTACATCGGGCGCGATATCTTTATTAAGCGCGACGACGTCACGCCGCTGGCAATGGGCGGCAACAAGCTGCGCAAGCTTGAGTTTCTCGCCGCCGATGCGCTGCGCGAGGGGGCCGATACGCTGGTGACCGCCGGCGCGATTCAGTCTAACCACGTGCGCCAGACAGCGGCCGTGGCGGCCAAACTGGGCCTGCACTGTGTGGCGCTGCTGGAAAACCCGATGGGCACCACGGCGGAAAACTACCTCAGCAACGGCAACCGCCTGCTGCTGGATTTATTCAATACTCAGGTCGAAATGTGCGATGCGCTGAACGATCCGAACGCCCAGCTTGCCGAGCTGGCGACGCGCCTTGAGGCGCAGGGCTTTCGTCCGTACGTGATCCCGGTAGGCGGATCAAACGCGCTGGGCGCGCTGGGTTACGTGGAGAGCGCGCTGGAAATCGCCCAGCAGTGCGAAGGCGCGGTGTCGATTTCATCCGTCGTGGTCGCCTCCGGCAGCGCGGGTACCCATGCGGGCCTCGCCGTTGGTCTGGAGCAGGTCATGCCGGAAGCCGAACTGATTGGCGTAACCGTCTCGCGCAAGGTTGCCGATCAGTTGCCGAAAGTGGTGACGCTTCAGCAGGAGATTGCCCGTAGCCTTGAGTTGACGGCGAAGGCCAACATTACGCTGTGGGACGATTATTTCGCGCCGGGTTACGGCATCCCTAACGATGACGGCATGGAGGCGGTTAAGCTGCTGGCACGTCTGGAAGGTATTCTGCTCGACCCGGTGTACACCGGCAAGGCGATGGCCGGGCTTATTGATGGCATCAGCCAGAAACGCTTTAAGGATGAAGGCCCCATTTTGTTTGTTCACACCGGCGGCGCGCCTGCGCTGTTCGCCTATCATCCTCACATCTAA
- the tcyJ gene encoding cystine ABC transporter substrate-binding protein, producing the protein MKLKFLGRQALMGVMAAALVAGASVHAFAAENLLNQVKERGTLRVGLEGTYPPFSFQGDDGKLTGFEVEFANELAKHLGVKADLKPTKWDGMLASLDSKRIDVVINQVTISPERQKKYDFSTPYTISGIQALVKKGNEGTIKTAADLKGKKVGVGLGTNYEEWLRQNVQGVDIRTYDDDPTKYQDLRVGRINAILVDRLAALDLVKKTNDTLAVAGDAFSRQESGVALRKGNEDLLKAVDSAIDAMHKDGSLKALSEKWFGADVTQ; encoded by the coding sequence ATGAAGCTGAAGTTTCTGGGTCGTCAGGCGCTGATGGGCGTAATGGCCGCTGCGCTGGTCGCAGGCGCAAGTGTTCATGCTTTTGCGGCTGAAAATTTATTAAACCAGGTCAAAGAACGCGGCACGCTGCGCGTTGGGCTGGAAGGCACCTATCCTCCGTTTAGTTTCCAGGGCGATGATGGCAAGCTGACCGGTTTTGAAGTCGAGTTCGCTAACGAGCTGGCGAAGCATCTGGGTGTGAAAGCCGATCTGAAGCCGACCAAATGGGACGGTATGCTGGCGTCGCTGGACTCCAAACGTATTGACGTGGTGATTAACCAGGTCACCATTTCGCCGGAACGTCAGAAGAAATATGACTTCTCCACCCCGTACACCATCTCCGGTATTCAGGCGCTGGTGAAAAAGGGCAATGAAGGCACCATCAAAACCGCCGCCGATCTGAAAGGCAAAAAAGTCGGCGTCGGCCTGGGAACCAACTACGAAGAGTGGCTGCGTCAGAACGTGCAGGGCGTAGACATTCGTACCTATGATGATGACCCGACCAAGTATCAGGACCTGCGCGTAGGCCGCATCAATGCTATCCTGGTTGACCGTCTGGCCGCGCTGGACCTGGTGAAGAAAACTAACGACACGCTGGCCGTTGCCGGTGATGCGTTCTCCCGCCAGGAATCGGGCGTGGCGCTGCGTAAAGGCAACGAAGACCTGCTGAAAGCGGTTGATAGTGCGATTGATGCCATGCATAAAGACGGTAGCCTGAAGGCGCTGTCCGAAAAATGGTTCGGCGCAGACGTGACGCAGTAA
- the tcyL gene encoding cystine ABC transporter permease: protein MQESIQLVIDSAPYLLKGAVFTLQLSIGGMFFGLVLGFILALMRLSPIAPVRWLARCYISIFRGTPLIAQLFMIYYGLPQFGIELDPIPSAMIGLSLNTAAYAAETLRAAISSIDKGQWEAAASIGMTPWQTLRRAILPQAARVALPPLSNSFISLVKDTSLAATIQVPELFRQAQLITSRTLEVFTMYLAASLIYWVMATVLSMLQNYFENQLNRQERDPK from the coding sequence ATGCAAGAAAGTATTCAATTAGTGATTGATTCCGCACCGTATTTGCTCAAAGGTGCGGTCTTTACCCTCCAGCTTAGTATTGGCGGGATGTTCTTCGGGCTGGTGCTGGGCTTTATTCTCGCGCTGATGCGCCTGTCGCCGATTGCGCCGGTGCGCTGGCTGGCGCGCTGCTACATCTCTATCTTTCGCGGCACGCCGCTGATTGCCCAGCTGTTTATGATTTACTACGGCCTGCCGCAGTTTGGCATCGAGCTGGACCCCATTCCGTCGGCGATGATTGGCCTGTCGCTTAACACCGCGGCCTATGCCGCCGAAACGCTGCGAGCGGCGATTTCATCGATCGACAAAGGGCAGTGGGAAGCGGCCGCCAGTATTGGCATGACCCCGTGGCAGACCTTGCGTCGGGCGATTCTGCCGCAGGCGGCGCGGGTCGCGCTGCCGCCGCTGTCGAACAGCTTTATCAGCCTGGTGAAGGATACCTCGCTGGCCGCCACCATTCAGGTGCCGGAACTGTTCCGCCAGGCGCAGCTGATTACTTCGCGCACGCTGGAAGTGTTCACCATGTACCTGGCCGCATCGCTGATTTACTGGGTGATGGCGACGGTGCTGTCGATGCTGCAAAACTATTTTGAAAACCAGCTTAACCGCCAGGAGCGAGATCCGAAATGA
- a CDS encoding RNA polymerase sigma factor FliA: MNSMYTAEGVMDKHSLWQRYVPLVRHEALRLQVRLPASVELDDLLQAGGIGLLNAVERYDALQGTAFTTYAVQRIRGAMLDELRSRDWVPRSVRRNAREVAQALGQLEQELGRNATETEVAQRLGIAVEEYRQVLLDTNNSQLFSYDEWREEYGDSIELVTEENQHENPLHQLLEGDLRHRVMEAIEALPEREKLVLTLYYQEELNLKEIGAVLEVGESRVSQLHSQAIKRLRIKLGKL; this comes from the coding sequence GTGAATTCAATGTATACCGCTGAAGGTGTAATGGATAAACACTCGCTATGGCAACGCTATGTGCCGTTGGTACGACACGAAGCGCTGCGCCTCCAGGTGCGTTTGCCGGCGAGTGTGGAACTGGACGATCTGCTCCAGGCGGGCGGTATCGGCTTATTGAACGCTGTTGAACGCTATGACGCTCTGCAAGGTACGGCATTTACCACTTACGCAGTGCAGCGCATCCGTGGGGCGATGCTGGACGAACTACGCAGCCGTGACTGGGTTCCGCGTAGCGTCCGGCGAAACGCGCGTGAAGTTGCGCAAGCGCTGGGTCAACTGGAGCAAGAGCTGGGACGAAACGCGACGGAAACCGAAGTCGCGCAGCGATTGGGGATTGCGGTTGAGGAATACCGTCAGGTGCTGCTGGATACCAATAACAGCCAGCTTTTTTCCTACGATGAGTGGCGGGAAGAGTACGGCGACAGCATCGAACTGGTGACGGAAGAGAATCAGCACGAAAACCCACTGCATCAACTGCTGGAAGGCGATCTGCGCCATCGCGTGATGGAGGCCATTGAGGCCCTGCCGGAACGCGAGAAGTTGGTGTTAACCCTCTATTACCAGGAAGAGCTCAATCTTAAAGAGATTGGCGCGGTGCTGGAAGTCGGGGAGTCGCGCGTCAGCCAGCTGCACAGCCAGGCGATCAAGCGTTTACGCATCAAGCTGGGTAAGTTGTAG
- the fliZ gene encoding flagella biosynthesis regulatory protein FliZ, with the protein MMMMQVKRRPLSRYLKDFKHSQTHCAHCHKLLDRITLVRHGEIVNKIAISRLDTLMDDAAWQQERSAWSALCRFCGDLHCKERSAFFNIIGFKQYLLEQTDMSAGTVREYVVRLRRLGNHFTEQQVPHALLQERHADEKLEAWLPDTSTNNYRIALRKYLRFQRHAPRSGEQDFADCETSDIY; encoded by the coding sequence ATCATGATGATGCAGGTAAAAAGACGGCCGCTAAGCCGCTATTTGAAAGACTTCAAACACAGCCAAACGCACTGCGCACATTGTCATAAACTGCTCGATCGCATCACGCTGGTCCGCCACGGGGAGATAGTGAACAAAATCGCGATTTCCCGTCTCGATACCCTGATGGATGACGCCGCGTGGCAGCAGGAGCGTAGCGCGTGGTCCGCACTGTGCCGCTTCTGTGGCGATCTGCACTGCAAAGAGCGGAGCGCTTTCTTCAATATCATCGGCTTTAAACAATACCTTCTCGAACAAACCGACATGAGCGCTGGCACCGTGCGCGAATACGTGGTGCGCCTGCGTCGTTTGGGCAATCATTTCACCGAACAGCAGGTGCCGCATGCATTGCTGCAAGAGCGCCACGCGGATGAAAAGCTGGAAGCCTGGCTGCCGGACACCAGCACCAACAATTATCGCATTGCGCTGCGTAAATACCTGCGTTTTCAGCGCCACGCTCCCCGGAGCGGCGAACAAGATTTCGCAGATTGTGAAACCTCTGATATATATTAA
- the tcyN gene encoding L-cystine ABC transporter ATP-binding protein TcyN → MSAIEVKNLVKKFHGQTVLHGIDLEVKEGEVVAIIGPSGSGKTTLLRSINLLEQPESGTIRVGEITIDTARPMSQQKGLIRRLRQHVGFVFQNFNLFPHRTVLENIIEGPVIVKGEDKPGAIARARELLAKVGLTGKEASYPRRLSGGQQQRVAIARALAMRPDVILFDEPTSALDPELVGEVLNTIRALAQEKRTMVIVTHEMSFARDVADRAIFMDQGRIVEQGEAKALFANPQQTRTRQFLEKFLMQ, encoded by the coding sequence ATGAGCGCGATAGAAGTCAAAAACCTGGTGAAAAAATTCCACGGACAGACGGTGCTGCACGGCATTGACCTTGAAGTGAAAGAGGGCGAAGTGGTGGCGATTATCGGGCCGAGCGGCTCTGGTAAAACCACGCTGCTGCGCAGTATTAACCTGTTGGAGCAGCCGGAGAGTGGCACCATTCGCGTGGGGGAGATAACCATTGATACCGCGCGGCCAATGAGCCAGCAGAAGGGGCTGATTCGCCGCCTGCGACAGCACGTTGGTTTTGTGTTTCAGAACTTTAACCTGTTTCCACACCGCACCGTGCTGGAAAACATTATTGAAGGGCCGGTGATTGTGAAAGGCGAGGATAAACCCGGTGCGATCGCCCGCGCTCGCGAGCTGTTAGCGAAGGTCGGGCTGACAGGCAAGGAAGCGAGCTATCCGCGACGTCTTTCCGGCGGCCAGCAGCAGCGCGTAGCCATAGCCCGCGCGTTGGCGATGCGTCCGGACGTCATTCTCTTCGATGAGCCCACCTCCGCGCTGGACCCGGAACTGGTCGGTGAGGTATTGAATACCATTCGCGCGCTGGCGCAGGAAAAGCGGACGATGGTTATCGTTACCCATGAGATGAGCTTCGCGCGTGATGTGGCCGATCGGGCTATTTTTATGGATCAGGGGAGAATCGTCGAGCAAGGGGAGGCAAAAGCCCTGTTTGCCAATCCACAGCAGACGCGTACGCGTCAGTTCCTCGAAAAATTCCTCATGCAATAG
- the sdiA gene encoding transcriptional regulator SdiA, which translates to MRDDDFFSWRREVLHLFQAATASAQIYTLLQQQTEYLEYDFFALCVRHPVPFTRPRISVYTTYPDAWMSHYKSANYMAIDPVLKPDNFSLGHLRWDDELFSDAQELWHAAREHGLQTGATQCLMLPNHAHGFLSVSRSRVLRVAQDEDEMALRLQILLEMSLLALLRVEDEMVMPREMKFSKRELEILKWTAEGKTSAEISMILSISENTVNFHQKNMQKKFNAPNKTQIACYAAAIGLI; encoded by the coding sequence ATGAGAGACGATGATTTTTTCAGTTGGCGGCGGGAAGTGCTGCATCTTTTCCAGGCGGCGACAGCAAGCGCGCAGATATACACGTTACTTCAGCAGCAAACCGAATATCTGGAATATGATTTCTTCGCCCTGTGCGTTCGTCACCCGGTGCCGTTTACCCGGCCCCGCATTTCGGTGTATACCACCTATCCAGATGCCTGGATGTCGCACTATAAGTCGGCAAACTATATGGCTATCGATCCGGTGCTGAAACCGGATAATTTCTCACTGGGCCATTTGCGCTGGGATGATGAACTCTTTAGCGACGCCCAGGAGCTGTGGCACGCTGCGCGCGAGCATGGTTTGCAAACGGGGGCCACGCAGTGCCTGATGTTGCCGAATCATGCGCACGGTTTCTTATCGGTGTCGCGTTCACGCGTGCTGCGCGTTGCTCAGGATGAGGATGAAATGGCGCTGCGCTTACAGATTCTGCTGGAAATGAGCCTGTTGGCATTATTACGCGTCGAAGACGAAATGGTGATGCCGCGCGAGATGAAATTCAGTAAGCGGGAATTAGAAATTCTGAAATGGACTGCGGAAGGAAAAACATCGGCGGAAATTTCGATGATTCTGTCTATTTCAGAGAATACGGTGAATTTCCATCAAAAGAATATGCAGAAGAAATTCAATGCGCCTAATAAAACGCAGATTGCCTGCTATGCGGCGGCGATTGGTTTGATCTGA